TCTCCATCTCAGAGCCATGGCGAGCATTTCTACGATGCTCGTTCGTCCCAATCTCATACTCTCTTCTTCCGATCTGGTTTCGCCTTCTTTCCATCGATCTCTTCCTCCCACAGCCATCCGCTTCCGTACCTCCAGAAAATCCACTACTCACAAACCTTTCTCCCTTTCAGTCTCAGCTTCTTTACAAGCTCTAATATTCGACTGCGACGGCGTGATCCTTGAATCCGAGCACTTGCACCGACAAGCATATAACGATGCGTTTGCTCATTTTGACGTCCGTTGCCCTAATTCGGCGTCGCAGCCTCTCAATTGGAGCATCGAGTTCTATGACGAGCTCCAGAACCGCATTGGAGGCGGTAAACCGAAAATGCGATGGTATTGTTctcttttaatcaattttactGTCATTCTTGGTAATATGGTAATGCGCGTGTTCAAGGCGGTTTTTGCGTCTGTTAGGTACTTCAAGGAGTTTGGATGGCCATCTTCAACGATTCTCGAGAAGGCTCCGGAAGATGATGAGGAGCGAGCAAAGTTGATTGACGTTCTTCAGGCATATCCATTTAATTTCCTTACTTGCATCGATATTGTTATAGCAATGTGATGCTCATGTTATCTTCCTTTGGGCTATGAGCGCTTTCATATTTTGTGTCAGTTTATAGTGTATAAATTGGATGTCTTGTGTTTGATTCTCTCTATGTTGCATTAGTATACTACATATGTACTGTTGACGAGTCCTTTTGCATTCATAGGAAAGGATTAGTTTTTGCATAGGCttatttgttttaactgaTCTATTGATTCTAAAGTTGTGATCCATATATTTTGTGCTAATAAGCAAGTTCGTGATACACTTTGTGCTCTGACTTACTGAGATTCTATTAAAGCGCTTTCTTTGATCTTGTAGGATTGGAAAACAGAAAGGTACAAAGAAATAATCAAGTCTGGAACTGTAAGGAAATAGTTAGGCTTCATTGATCTCGTTTGTGCAACTTTTATAAATTGTGTTGCTTGAGTGGCTTGTAACTCAGATTGTTTCCACTCTATCAGGTGAAGCCCAGGCCTGGAGTTCTAAGTCTGATGGATGAGGCAAAATCTGCTGTAAGTAATATAAGTTAGCAATCTTGATGCTTTTTATTTGGATAaggtttcaaattttgaactaTCTTAACCCATTTGGAGGGGTATCATCTTACATTACCAACTACTGTTTTTTACCGGATGTCATCTGCGGTCGTTTGATCCGTGTTCCTCTTCCAAAGCACATGCCAGTGTGTTGGGTGCATTTCTctgttcattttcttcaagtttcttgagatattatattgttttgtAGGGCAGGAAACTTGCCGTATGCTCTGCAGCTACCAAAAGTTCAGTTATTCTTTGCCTTGAAAACCTTATCGGGATTGTAAGCCTTTAGACTtggtttcaataaatttagaatcgaatttcCTCTTATCAAGGTAATGATTTAATGTGCTTCTC
This sequence is a window from Cucurbita pepo subsp. pepo cultivar mu-cu-16 chromosome LG19, ASM280686v2, whole genome shotgun sequence. Protein-coding genes within it:
- the LOC111781418 gene encoding haloacid dehalogenase-like hydrolase domain-containing protein At4g39970; this translates as MASISTMLVRPNLILSSSDLVSPSFHRSLPPTAIRFRTSRKSTTHKPFSLSVSASLQALIFDCDGVILESEHLHRQAYNDAFAHFDVRCPNSASQPLNWSIEFYDELQNRIGGGKPKMRWYFKEFGWPSSTILEKAPEDDEERAKLIDVLQDWKTERYKEIIKSGTVKPRPGVLSLMDEAKSAGRKLAVCSAATKSSVILCLENLIGIDRFQNLDCFLAGDDVKEKKPDPSIYIVASKKLGVSEKDCLVVEDSVIGLQAATKAGMQCVITYTASTADQDFKEAIATYPDLSDIRLKDLDSLLQNVATAR